One genomic window of Desulfurococcus mucosus DSM 2162 includes the following:
- a CDS encoding glycosyltransferase produces the protein MKTWMLTFESIYTRKVGGLAEVPPRLAEAMKSMGEDVEIYTPSHGFKKENTTGKEVFKTWINGSEYSIWEYNAPVKHYIVSGGVLEEPIVYSRNLLFKSLVFARIVREYFNHVAGRGETPDIVHGHDWHSYPALLAVNAESTRMGIPVGIVYQIHLLSRTLIDLEALAKGIGVSGDDYLRGGLGVKPLKEYYERSGGWVERLAALTSDKVLTVSKGYTRDVVRIVGLDNATKVDYVFNATTWTWDDVVKVVSKIAGGRDLFSHGTRKLVRGKLLRDTWRLIEVENPDPHMNDVIRGFLEKYDVSVNEPFKQDGPLILLTGRSTKQKGIDILLKSMDKLVSEIPRARVVLAVIPVSGTEELLREIIEYVALFPDNLRVLPGYVDYEHYLTLYYSASVFLAPSRYEPFGLVVLEAMASGTPVVASNTGGFRDLILDVRRYGLNGTGMLFTPLDREGMIEALTLMLDIVENEDESSARLRRRCVEYSSSFTWSNSAARLLGIYNALLKPRGSRDENPGG, from the coding sequence TTGAAAACCTGGATGCTTACATTTGAATCCATATACACCAGGAAGGTCGGCGGTTTAGCGGAGGTGCCTCCGAGACTCGCCGAGGCAATGAAGTCTATGGGCGAGGACGTGGAGATATATACACCGAGCCATGGATTCAAGAAGGAGAACACTACCGGTAAGGAGGTCTTCAAAACCTGGATCAATGGTTCAGAATACTCTATATGGGAGTACAATGCACCCGTGAAACACTACATAGTCTCAGGCGGAGTACTCGAGGAACCCATTGTATACTCCAGGAATCTACTGTTCAAAAGCCTCGTCTTCGCAAGGATTGTCAGGGAGTACTTCAACCACGTCGCCGGGAGGGGAGAGACACCCGATATAGTCCACGGCCATGACTGGCATAGTTATCCAGCCCTCCTCGCAGTGAACGCCGAGTCCACTCGGATGGGAATACCTGTTGGCATAGTCTACCAGATACACCTGCTCTCGCGTACACTCATAGATCTCGAGGCCCTCGCAAAAGGTATTGGTGTAAGCGGAGACGATTATTTACGTGGAGGACTAGGCGTTAAACCATTGAAGGAGTACTATGAGCGCTCCGGTGGCTGGGTCGAGCGCTTAGCCGCACTTACTAGCGATAAGGTTTTAACTGTGAGCAAGGGATACACCCGTGACGTTGTAAGAATAGTGGGGCTCGACAACGCTACTAAAGTAGACTACGTTTTCAATGCCACCACGTGGACGTGGGACGACGTGGTAAAGGTTGTCTCTAAAATAGCTGGAGGGAGAGACCTGTTCTCCCATGGAACCCGAAAACTAGTCAGGGGGAAACTGCTTAGGGACACATGGAGACTCATAGAGGTTGAAAACCCCGATCCCCATATGAATGACGTTATCAGGGGGTTCCTGGAGAAGTATGATGTATCAGTCAACGAGCCGTTCAAGCAGGATGGACCACTGATATTGCTGACCGGTAGATCCACCAAGCAGAAAGGCATAGACATACTGCTCAAATCCATGGATAAGCTTGTCTCAGAGATACCGCGTGCCAGAGTCGTGCTTGCAGTAATCCCGGTGAGCGGCACCGAGGAGCTCCTAAGAGAGATCATAGAATACGTTGCCCTTTTCCCAGACAACCTAAGGGTTTTACCAGGGTACGTTGACTACGAGCACTACTTGACACTATACTACTCAGCATCCGTGTTCCTCGCCCCAAGCAGGTACGAGCCGTTTGGACTAGTGGTGCTAGAGGCTATGGCCTCCGGGACCCCTGTGGTTGCATCGAACACAGGTGGGTTCAGGGATCTAATCCTCGACGTGAGAAGGTATGGATTAAACGGGACAGGCATGCTCTTCACCCCTCTCGACAGGGAGGGGATGATTGAAGCATTAACGTTAATGCTTGATATAGTTGAGAACGAGGACGAATCCTCTGCTAGGCTGAGAAGGAGGTGTGTTGAGTACTCTAGTAGCTTCACCTGGAGCAATTCAGCTGCCCGCCTGCTCGGGATATACAATGCTCTCCTCAAGCCGCGTGGATCGCGGGATGAGAACCCGGGTGGCTGA
- a CDS encoding DHH family phosphoesterase, with product MRYLPKKRAVVTHWDLDGLASNVLISRYINPGKQVLSSVTSTFKYLKNVYEEGYDEIWVADLNPQPGELRNYEELFKAMHARGCLVRWLDHHLWPVEVEEAFSKFRDIVSYMNDPSTVAADLVANYLGVVRDRYTNMLIDLAFDDDWFQGRYELTTVYRRVLRFYKWDIRYRALESLMKGDVAPQWLLELYRLEVKNVYENLIREAIARAELVERRGVKILVFQDVDPRVHPGELIHVAEKNGIFSHVYIVRYPRGLSLRSEYIDVSKLALKYGGGGHRRIAGIPGKINLETLLGEIVKSVEESRIRSHYIT from the coding sequence GTGAGGTATTTGCCAAAGAAGAGGGCTGTTGTCACACACTGGGATCTCGATGGTTTAGCCTCTAATGTGCTGATCTCACGGTATATCAACCCAGGTAAGCAGGTGCTTTCATCCGTTACATCTACATTCAAGTATTTGAAAAACGTTTACGAGGAAGGATACGACGAGATATGGGTGGCCGACCTCAATCCTCAGCCCGGTGAGCTGAGGAACTATGAGGAATTGTTTAAGGCTATGCATGCCAGAGGCTGCCTGGTTAGATGGCTGGATCACCATCTTTGGCCTGTTGAAGTAGAGGAGGCATTCTCGAAGTTTAGAGACATTGTCTCCTACATGAATGACCCGTCCACAGTGGCAGCAGACCTAGTGGCAAACTATCTTGGCGTAGTCAGAGACAGGTACACTAATATGCTAATCGACCTCGCATTCGACGATGACTGGTTCCAAGGAAGGTATGAGCTCACAACTGTATACAGGCGTGTCCTACGCTTCTATAAGTGGGATATACGGTACAGGGCATTAGAGTCGTTGATGAAGGGAGACGTGGCCCCCCAGTGGTTGCTTGAGCTCTACAGGCTTGAAGTCAAGAATGTATATGAAAACCTGATCCGTGAAGCCATTGCTAGAGCCGAACTCGTTGAGAGAAGAGGAGTAAAGATACTGGTTTTCCAGGATGTTGACCCCAGGGTTCACCCAGGGGAATTGATACATGTAGCCGAGAAAAACGGTATTTTCTCCCATGTCTACATCGTCAGGTATCCAAGAGGATTAAGCCTGCGCAGCGAGTACATTGATGTATCAAAGTTGGCGTTAAAGTACGGCGGAGGAGGCCACAGGAGGATAGCTGGAATACCTGGAAAGATAAACCTCGAAACACTACTCGGCGAAATAGTGAAGAGTGTTGAAGAATCCAGGATTCGAAGCCACTATATTACATGA
- a CDS encoding electron transporter, with amino-acid sequence MDSLVLMVVSMALMDSVDPCFFILYAGILASYSMGGLRKITEVALVFISSVFTGYWVFGFLLRGVLRTLPFTPVHLSIIMLIYGVLMVAYGLVSLRRRSDGSGTVCRDDMVECGLTNRLGLRRLAEAGGAVYVAVTGFIASFTLLPCSAGMYIVYNVLMSGAPLWLWIPYTLLYVALFVSPLVLLTLVFVGMARTRIIERLARHQGIIRVLGGLTAILVATYIYYQYH; translated from the coding sequence TTGGATTCACTGGTCTTAATGGTAGTCTCAATGGCCTTAATGGACTCGGTGGATCCATGCTTCTTCATATTATACGCCGGCATCCTTGCATCGTACTCCATGGGGGGCTTAAGGAAAATTACTGAAGTAGCATTGGTCTTCATATCATCGGTTTTCACTGGGTACTGGGTTTTCGGCTTCCTCCTTAGAGGGGTGTTGAGGACCCTCCCGTTTACCCCCGTCCACTTATCCATCATAATGCTGATCTACGGGGTCTTAATGGTAGCTTATGGACTGGTCAGTTTAAGAAGGCGGAGCGATGGGTCAGGCACGGTTTGCAGGGATGACATGGTTGAGTGCGGCTTGACGAACAGGCTGGGTCTAAGGAGGCTTGCTGAAGCTGGAGGAGCAGTATATGTGGCTGTAACAGGGTTCATAGCATCTTTTACCCTACTGCCCTGTAGTGCTGGAATGTACATAGTGTACAATGTTTTAATGAGTGGAGCCCCCTTATGGCTGTGGATTCCCTACACATTGCTCTATGTGGCACTATTTGTTTCGCCACTAGTGCTTCTAACGCTGGTATTCGTAGGCATGGCTAGAACACGGATCATTGAGAGGCTTGCAAGGCATCAGGGGATTATAAGAGTTCTCGGGGGCCTCACGGCTATACTTGTAGCTACATACATCTACTACCAATATCACTGA
- a CDS encoding alpha-amylase/4-alpha-glucanotransferase domain-containing protein gives MPRVNFIFALHFHQPLGQLKGVNEKIFVNSYRLLLDVFKSFADLKFTVHVSGPLLLYLAKNHPEWLEELFKLGDLGVLEFMAGSLGEAILPIIPREDREAQIREYIALFERLSGFKPKGLWLPERVWEPGLPEVLGKLGVEYVFIDDSTLTKTGHPQDLAYYAWNTEDSGQLVRVFFIDAGIRYILPWEPPERVLEYLVSKGREGDQARLVLWGSDAEKFGEWMDPERSRSWLYSFLELMRRSRDRVSMTHPSEYLMEHGVRGLLYFDTGSYDKMLEWSRGFFRNFLVKYRESNNMHKKMLWVRRKLGSLDSVPEEVRTGYLLSQCNDAYWHGLFGGIYLAHLRQAIYEELIRTEAWAERETGYFRDTGVRVGMVDFDYDGEPEVLVETPSQNLYVKPDDGGTLFEYDVKSRGLEHNLQDTMSRYGEPYINKPGFHPDWYRRVSWRIHLWSDDTGLYDWINNTPFKDMSDLALKKHHVAVGEGNEITLRALGGFYQYGSTPVTVMVEKKINLTDKGHAVTYRIRNMGDKTFSTRLGIEYHVAWKIDRENDEKPYYVVEGVSRDVSESGVFHTERITVGSAGYPSIVLEASKPHEAWIAQLASLSRTEKGFKEMPQGLGVMFTRQLVLKPGEEYEASVSWMLKA, from the coding sequence GTGCCCAGGGTTAACTTTATATTCGCACTCCACTTCCATCAACCCCTCGGTCAGCTGAAAGGCGTCAACGAGAAAATATTCGTAAACAGCTATAGACTCCTCTTAGACGTGTTCAAATCATTCGCTGACTTAAAGTTCACCGTGCATGTGAGCGGACCCCTACTATTATACCTAGCTAAGAATCACCCGGAGTGGCTTGAGGAATTATTCAAGCTAGGCGACCTCGGCGTACTCGAATTCATGGCTGGAAGCCTCGGAGAAGCCATACTACCCATAATACCCAGGGAGGATAGGGAGGCACAGATACGCGAATACATAGCACTCTTCGAAAGACTCTCAGGCTTCAAGCCAAAGGGGCTCTGGCTACCTGAAAGAGTATGGGAACCTGGCTTACCAGAGGTGCTGGGGAAGCTGGGTGTAGAATACGTCTTCATAGATGACTCAACACTAACCAAGACCGGGCACCCGCAGGACCTCGCTTACTATGCATGGAACACCGAGGACAGCGGGCAACTAGTGAGAGTATTCTTCATTGACGCTGGAATAAGGTATATACTACCATGGGAGCCACCTGAAAGAGTACTAGAGTATCTTGTAAGCAAGGGGAGGGAAGGCGATCAAGCAAGGCTAGTGCTATGGGGCAGTGACGCCGAGAAGTTCGGTGAATGGATGGATCCAGAGCGAAGCAGGAGCTGGCTGTATTCATTCCTAGAGTTAATGAGGAGGAGCAGGGATAGGGTTTCAATGACGCATCCAAGCGAGTACCTGATGGAGCACGGGGTTAGAGGATTACTCTACTTCGACACAGGAAGCTACGATAAAATGCTTGAGTGGAGCCGCGGCTTCTTTAGGAACTTCCTCGTAAAGTACAGGGAGAGTAATAATATGCATAAGAAGATGCTGTGGGTGAGAAGAAAACTCGGCTCCCTGGACAGTGTGCCCGAGGAGGTTAGGACCGGGTATCTTCTATCGCAATGTAATGACGCATACTGGCATGGATTATTCGGAGGCATATATCTAGCACACTTGAGGCAGGCCATATACGAGGAACTAATCAGGACTGAGGCATGGGCGGAGAGGGAGACCGGGTATTTCAGGGACACTGGTGTAAGGGTGGGCATGGTGGACTTCGACTACGATGGCGAACCCGAGGTACTTGTAGAGACACCTAGCCAGAACCTTTACGTGAAGCCTGATGACGGGGGAACACTCTTCGAATACGACGTCAAGTCCAGGGGCCTCGAGCACAATCTCCAGGACACCATGAGCAGGTATGGCGAGCCCTACATTAATAAACCAGGCTTCCACCCTGATTGGTATAGGAGGGTTAGTTGGAGAATCCACTTGTGGAGCGATGACACCGGTCTCTACGACTGGATCAACAATACGCCTTTCAAGGACATGAGTGATCTAGCTTTAAAGAAACACCATGTAGCCGTGGGAGAAGGCAACGAGATCACTCTGAGGGCTCTGGGCGGGTTCTATCAGTATGGTAGCACACCGGTAACAGTAATGGTTGAGAAAAAGATAAATCTAACCGATAAAGGGCATGCCGTAACTTATAGGATCAGGAACATGGGTGACAAGACGTTCTCAACAAGACTGGGCATAGAGTACCATGTAGCGTGGAAAATAGACAGGGAAAACGATGAAAAACCCTACTATGTTGTAGAAGGTGTTAGCAGGGATGTATCGGAATCAGGCGTCTTCCACACTGAGAGGATCACTGTGGGCTCAGCTGGCTACCCCAGCATAGTGCTCGAGGCCAGCAAACCCCATGAAGCGTGGATCGCGCAACTCGCCTCACTCTCGAGAACCGAAAAAGGCTTCAAGGAAATGCCACAGGGACTCGGCGTAATGTTCACAAGGCAACTAGTATTGAAGCCAGGCGAGGAATACGAGGCATCTGTGTCATGGATGCTTAAAGCCTAA
- a CDS encoding glycoside hydrolase family 57 protein, giving the protein MSLVPSKRYQNMELYAIFNKPVLMPGEEAKIHLLASGEKGKVIHVSVFDDEKTIYEGDLTIGETPIVGVIPYEAPGKPGFYSVRVKTGDVLLDEVSFIVHARGQRRPRGLALVWHHHQAPNYLPDGSIHGPWAFIYVYGNSLRPYGNAPYSYHAAMLEKHRDYHATYNLSPSLIKQWHTAVKQGVVFKTGEQLTPGDERARIIEDTVAKYVRAYERGQIDVLTSIYAHTIGGFLIDVLGMEDVIRDEVRYGISITKEVLGVTPLGAWTPEMAFSMKLIDIYYDNGIEYTVLDDKCHFEGAEGEKTSSYEPYIALNKESGKHIVVYFRNHELSDVLSFKNNFTSEVHALRNAYEMSLTIAKRILESSGRILTLALDGENWMVFSGNPPLTAFYLDKLLLFLESLSDAGFLRLMSLREVYSELPATRILTKIPTNTWLCTFKKWRGEKEGHEEYWLKAVDTYRRIKTYEYMVGGRDPYSEKARWALWHALDSDYWWAEFWSPKIIDVWLNESLRCIDERLREIRVKDVKIPERVISGVTTTIVVDIVNGLDTPVKVRIKASCPSNGCSSEKEVGIPGRTTVNIPLEIVVRDSGLIPVSVAVEAESYVLSSIVKEVKAYPLIPANPV; this is encoded by the coding sequence ATGTCCCTTGTGCCTTCAAAGAGATACCAGAACATGGAGCTTTACGCTATCTTCAACAAACCTGTCCTCATGCCTGGAGAGGAGGCGAAGATACATCTACTTGCCTCAGGCGAGAAGGGCAAGGTCATACATGTCTCGGTCTTCGATGACGAGAAAACCATATATGAAGGCGACTTAACCATAGGGGAAACTCCTATAGTTGGTGTCATACCCTACGAGGCCCCTGGAAAACCCGGGTTCTACAGTGTCCGTGTAAAGACAGGGGACGTCTTGCTCGATGAAGTATCCTTCATAGTTCATGCACGCGGACAACGCAGGCCAAGGGGGCTTGCACTAGTGTGGCATCATCACCAAGCACCCAATTACCTGCCAGATGGCTCAATACATGGCCCGTGGGCATTCATCTATGTATACGGAAACTCACTTAGGCCCTATGGTAATGCACCCTACAGTTACCATGCTGCAATGCTTGAAAAACACCGTGATTACCATGCGACATATAATCTAAGCCCAAGCCTGATCAAGCAATGGCATACAGCGGTAAAGCAGGGAGTAGTATTCAAGACTGGTGAACAGTTGACCCCCGGCGATGAGAGAGCAAGGATCATAGAGGACACGGTTGCAAAGTATGTAAGGGCTTATGAACGAGGCCAGATAGATGTATTGACAAGCATCTACGCCCACACCATAGGTGGCTTCCTCATAGATGTACTAGGGATGGAAGACGTGATCCGCGACGAAGTGAGATACGGTATATCCATTACAAAAGAGGTTCTCGGCGTCACACCACTTGGGGCATGGACCCCTGAGATGGCTTTCTCCATGAAGCTTATAGACATATACTATGATAACGGGATAGAGTACACGGTGCTCGATGACAAATGCCACTTCGAGGGAGCTGAGGGAGAGAAAACAAGCAGCTATGAACCATACATCGCCTTAAACAAGGAGAGCGGGAAACACATAGTCGTATACTTCAGAAACCACGAGTTGAGCGATGTATTAAGCTTTAAAAACAACTTCACCAGCGAGGTACACGCGTTGAGAAACGCCTACGAGATGAGCCTAACCATAGCCAAGAGGATCTTGGAGTCATCTGGAAGAATACTCACGCTTGCCCTCGATGGAGAAAACTGGATGGTCTTCTCGGGTAATCCACCGCTTACAGCCTTCTACCTGGATAAACTACTATTATTCCTCGAGTCCCTCAGCGACGCCGGCTTCCTTAGGTTGATGAGTCTGAGAGAAGTGTACAGCGAACTCCCAGCTACACGTATCCTGACCAAGATACCCACTAATACATGGCTCTGCACGTTTAAAAAGTGGAGGGGGGAGAAAGAGGGGCATGAAGAATATTGGCTTAAAGCCGTTGACACATACAGGAGGATTAAAACCTACGAGTACATGGTGGGGGGAAGAGACCCCTACAGTGAGAAAGCCAGATGGGCACTGTGGCACGCACTCGACAGCGATTACTGGTGGGCTGAATTCTGGTCACCGAAGATAATAGATGTATGGTTGAATGAGTCCCTGAGGTGTATTGATGAAAGACTCCGAGAAATCAGGGTAAAGGACGTCAAGATCCCTGAGCGCGTTATCTCAGGAGTCACTACAACCATAGTGGTCGACATAGTTAACGGGCTAGACACTCCTGTAAAAGTAAGAATCAAGGCTTCATGCCCCAGCAACGGGTGCAGTAGTGAGAAGGAAGTAGGGATCCCCGGTAGGACAACTGTGAACATACCACTTGAGATAGTGGTAAGGGACTCCGGCTTAATACCGGTTTCAGTAGCCGTTGAGGCCGAGTCGTATGTTCTCTCAAGCATTGTGAAGGAGGTTAAAGCCTACCCACTGATACCGGCTAACCCTGTTTAA
- a CDS encoding thioredoxin family protein, whose translation MPRSKGRNSGRGSLILLVPIVAFIIIIAVMLLMWHQPTGSGGTPFYLSTERVAGVSFTGDEWRSIYSEISLKTPLNDSIRIIFFGSTTCPHCHRQSEFFNATMPGKVLYLWVDVDQDAGSVFSKVVNLEVSKGIPFNYAGGVPHMLVLGSGGELKAIVVGEALDQGFWSMLLSG comes from the coding sequence ATGCCTCGGAGCAAGGGGAGGAATAGTGGGCGTGGGTCGTTGATACTGCTAGTACCTATAGTGGCATTCATCATCATAATAGCAGTAATGTTGTTGATGTGGCATCAGCCAACCGGTAGTGGCGGCACGCCTTTCTATTTGAGCACTGAGCGTGTGGCTGGAGTTAGCTTCACCGGGGACGAATGGAGAAGTATTTACAGCGAGATATCGTTGAAAACACCCCTCAACGATTCGATCAGAATCATATTCTTCGGTTCAACTACATGCCCCCACTGCCACAGGCAGTCGGAGTTTTTTAATGCAACAATGCCCGGTAAGGTATTGTACCTTTGGGTGGATGTAGATCAAGATGCAGGCTCCGTCTTCAGTAAGGTGGTTAATCTCGAAGTATCGAAGGGGATACCCTTCAACTATGCTGGCGGCGTACCCCATATGCTTGTCCTTGGCTCAGGGGGAGAGCTGAAGGCTATAGTGGTAGGGGAAGCCCTGGATCAAGGCTTCTGGAGCATGCTCCTATCTGGTTGA